A stretch of DNA from Bacteroidota bacterium:
GTCGTCAAAATAAGTAACAGCATCCGCCTTTGTCCAAAACCCGATTAGACCTGCCGATTGAAAAGTGTCGTCCGTTGATTCAATTAATGCTTTTCCGTTTAATGAACAAGTAATCCTATTTCCTTTCGTTTCAATTGTCATGGTAAACCATTCGCCTTGTTTAATATCGCTGTCAACACTTAGCAATTTCTTTCGATTTCCATCAACAACACTATAGAACCTGAAATTGTTTTCAAGTGGGTTGTAGCGTGCAATGTAATAATTATCTTTATCAATGTATCGCCAAACGAGTCCGCCCCCTTGGTCTTCTTCGCCCAAAATGGCTTTTATTTTTACAGTGGCTGTAAAATCCTTGTACCCGTCTTTGTCAAGAATTAGTAAATTATAACAACTGCCTTTATTAATTGCTTGTTGTGCAACCACTTTATTGCCGTTATCGTTTACAATGCTCCACTTTATGCTTTTTGCTTTTCCGGTAGCTGTTGAGGAAAAACCTTTTGGGACTTTACCTTCTACCTCATTTTCAAAATTGAAAAGTGTGTCGCTACCGAATTTCGCATAGGA
This window harbors:
- a CDS encoding family 16 glycoside hydrolase; its protein translation is MKTLVISISILLSIASCRNSTPNNNKIENVVSYAKFGSDTLFNFENEVEGKVPKGFSSTATGKAKSIKWSIVNDNGNKVVAQQAINKGSCYNLLILDKDGYKDFTATVKIKAILGEEDQGGGLVWRYIDKDNYYIARYNPLENNFRFYSVVDGNRKKLLSVDSDIKQGEWFTMTIETKGNRITCSLNGKALIESTDDTFQSAGLIGFWTKADAVTYFDDLKINKDK